The genomic interval AgtgaaaaagataattttaatttgctcAGGCCCCTAAGAAGGTTTACAGAGAGCAGAGGCTGCGTTCTTCATGTCTCTTGGTTTACctttttctccaaaaaaaaaaaattgaaaataaatcttCAAACATACAAAAGTCTTAACCTGACTtggtgaaaaataaataaataaattgatagtAATTCCCATACCTCAGCCTCCCTCCGATCAAACTTGAGGGTCCCATCAGAAATCTCATGCCAGTAAAATCCAGATTCTTCATTTAAATTCTTGTGTTTCTCAAGCTTCATGTCAATCAATGCATTTACGTTGTTCTACAAAAAAATGCCATTTTCACTGTTAAGCAGCCCGGctgattttatccaaaaacacTCATATAAACAGAATATCTATCTGGGATTATCAAGAATATAACAATttcacaaaaaagaaaaaagtggcTGAGACTGGGACAATATATGCAATTACAGAAAAATTGATAAGGAATATTCTCTCTTTTAATATCACCAATCTCTTTGTACTTAATGTAGTTCCATTGCATTTCAAGAATAGGATATGACAAAATGATGATAAAAAGATggaataatatcatatttatctcaTAATAATAGCAACTGTCAAAGCCTTGTCATATGTATATAAGTTAATAGTCTAGAATTAAGATTAGGGAAGTACTTTCTCTATTCAAAACATGTTATCCAAATGATTCTTTTGATAATTCTGTTGGTAAAAGATTTGAGCATCAAACTTGAGCATTACTGATATAATAACTtccaacaaaaaagaaaaaagtggtTGAGACTGGGACAATATATTCAATTACAGAAAAATTGATAAGGAATATTCTCTCTTTTAATATCACCAATCTCTTTGTACTTAATGTAGTTCCATTGCATTTCAAGAATAGGATATGACAAAATGATGATAAAAAGATggaataatatcatatttatctcaTAATAATAGCAACTGTCAAAGCCTTGGCATATGTATATAAGTTAATAGTCTAGAATTAAGATTAGGGAAGTACTTTCTCTATTCAAAACATGTTATCCAAATGATTCTTTTGATAATTCTGTTGGTAAAAGATTTGAGCATCAAACTTGAGCATTACTGATATAATAACTTCCACCCTTCTGTAGTGCTTATAAAAACAATCTCATCAGTGAAAACACAGATCAGAATAACTCATGTAGAATAGAAATGTGTCTCACCTTGAATTGGTCACTGGTCATCTCATAAAGTTTACTTTCAAACATCTGGAGGAATGATTCAACTCTCAGATCAATATACTTCGGACCCTGTTAAATTGACAGAGCACTTGAGCCAAAGCGACAATAATGCTGTCAATGTGCATATTCAAAGAACAACACTATGCTATAACCTTTACTGAGGATTGAATGATGAACTGCACTCCATGGATACCAAAATCATTCCTACATCAAGTAGATAGCTAAGTTTAAAGCAAATATTCCAAGCTGAAGGAGAACTAGGGACCTCAAGTTATGTACCTCCGCCGGAGTGCTGTAATGTACCCAAGTTGCTCAACGGTTCTAAGCTGGTGGAAAGCTGGTTGTTTTGCAATAAGATTAAGAAGCTGAAGTGCCACATTCATAAGGAAATCATCTCGATGAACCTGAACAACTCAACATGACATGACATCAGAATCGCATCAGACCCCCCACAGAAACAATTGGTCCGGTCAAATAGAGATCAAGAAACATGTAAAAGATTTTGTGTGACTCGTACATCTATTATCCCTGTTGCATGGGTACCAATAACCTACATTTCAGAATCCATACCAGTCTGTCCCAAAACCATATAATTCTAAAGCAACAAAACAATATTAACTCCATGAATCAAGGAATACTCGAGGAAAACCAATGTCGCTTAGCAcaagatatatattttcaagaaATTGGACAGAAAACTATTTCTTCAGAGCTTAAGTTCAGAGCCTCATCAACATGCATAAAGAACCGTTGGATGACATGTAATTCACTTAAAGTTATGGCAAAAGCAACAGATAAATAGATCTCATCACAGTTTGTGCTGTCTGAAAGTAATGGCAGACATCAACACATAAATAATACACACTGTATGTTTGTCTTAAAAGTAATGGCGAAAACATTACCATAATTATTCCTTAATCACAGTTTGTTTAGTAGTTTAGGGTCTTAGCTGAATAACCTAATCATACGGACGGTAAAGAGGCAAACCATTGTTCATCAAGAAATGACGGCCCAAACAAAGCcattttaaagcaaaaacCGCCCTACATCATGTGCGGGGGTCAATTTACCgtgaaaagaaggaaaaaggcTCAACTACTtactaatctctttttttctgCTTTTTAGCGCCGCCCCCCCACCCAACAAAAACAAAGGGTAACAACTTGGCAGAAAATATTCGTTGTAACAAATATCAGTATTTCATTCCCTTTTCATGAAAATATcgaaaatttgaaatcaatGCCTCCAACTACGATACAGCAATGGGAAGAAAGAATACACTAGTGATAAACATGTGTCCCAATAACAATTAGAATACTGCTCAAGATTTTATCCTCTTCCCAAAAAGATACTTTCAAAGCTTTTCAAGTATTAGAAGGGATAAGAAATGCATGCAGAACACGTATATCAGCAGCCAAAGCacttaattaaatcattattttcctttttttttttctaaaaaaaattcttgtaccTGAATATAATGGACTAGGCAAGAATTTTCATCACTAGGATTCAGGCCTTGGTTGGAGTACACATAATTCTTGCCCTTTTCAAGTTTAACAACTCTATTAGTCAAATGCTGGGATGGGAACAATGGTTGGCATATTGGGTTTGAGCCCTTAAAGAAAACATCTTCAATGTACTGGATAATCGATCCTGCTTCATTAGATTCAATGTTCCctgaaaacaaatgaaagtaATGAGATCATAAATGGAAACAAAAAGGAACGACCGAAATCTCAAACAATgccattaaaaaattgaaacagaAGGACCTGCTATGTAACATTCCAAGAAGGTCCTAGAGAGCATCATGGGTACAAATTTAGCAAGATCTTCAGCTTCAAGATGAGGAAGAACTTCAAGTTCTTCCGTCCAAGGCCACGTTTGATCCTGAAGTATTAGAGAGCAGTAGTACATAGCCAGTTGATATGGCTGTAGAAACTTATTATTATGGTATTCTTTTGTCACCATTTCctgcaaataaataaagggaATGAAAAACTTTATTCATACATGAACAGCTTGGGTTCATAACAGACTCACCAAGGGAAGCAACATGATAATGGTTCCATACAGTGCAAATGGGGATTGTTAAGTCAAAAGTTCAACCAGTTGAGGAGTCGCTCACAGAACCATCAAATGCAAGTTCCGGAAGAACTAAAAAACGGTGCTAAAACATTTTTAGAAATAGCTTATACactttaataatcaatttatacatCTTTCTAAACAGAGTAGgatatataaacaaaaatatattttttacccttaatattttagtatGCCCCTACCACAGTGAAGATCCACTTCTGGGGGCTTGTGGTTGCTTATGCATGTGCATCCACATGAATGGAATCCAGGTGTaaaagatgaaagaaaaagatacaATGCATGCCCACACCCAAATGCACACCCCTAAAGCCTTCATGCTGAAAAGCCATGTTACTGATTTGGAGCTCAAAACAACCAAAGCTATGCAGGCTTTGGAACAGCACaaccaaagaaaattattgtaagctcccaattataaacaaatattacTAGTACTTTGATTCAGTTAGATGTTTaagattataaaagaaaataacgttCAACGTCAAACAGGTCAAATATTTTAAGCCTAAATCATTACCTTAATCACAGAAAACCTGTCAGGTTGGACTTTGAATTGtgcaattttttgaaaaatagtttCCAGCAAGATCCTCAATTTGTGATTATATCCAACCACTGTAACCTATAGAAGCAAAAACCATAAAatcaacacataaaaatacatacCAACATGAGATAAATATCAAAgacaagtgaaaaaaaatacctcaaaaccACCCTCAGTGTGGTTTATCCCATAATAAAGCCCAGCAACCTGAGCATAGTAAGCTGATACATAAAGATATGATGGGTaaggaaaaaatttaattttattcacaaatacagaaattatgtaaattgTGGAAGTTATGCTCTATACCAgaaacataagaattttatcaaaatgaaagagaagatGATATGGAAGTGAACCAGAGGTTCACAGGGGAAACAAAGACAGCCCAAAAAAAGCTACCTACTAACCATATAGAACAGACGCATATCTATACCTCAAACAGCATGCAAATCccaaaatttactaaaatgtgaaaaaagcccaatcaaacaaaatcaacacatGACCTCTCTCAACTCAACTAAACCTAAATAAAGGGATCAGGTATGGGAAGCCCTTTGGAAATAATCTGTTCcttcaatgaaattttagtATGTGGAACTCTAGTTTACTTCGGAAATCTTTCCCCCTTCATTTATTCTATAAAAGTTTGTCTGtttccaaataaaatgaatgaaaacaaaagttaaaagaaaaggaatagTCATTTGTCCAATCCTACATCAACATCCTACAACATTTATCCAGCATCTTACCATATTCATTCAAATAGTCATGTAACAACCGTGTGAAAATATCAGTCAGAACTTCAGATTCAGGAGAGCTGCTAGCATGGGGGCagttgaaataaatattaacaaatgCCTTGGGTGTAGAGAACATTGTGTCAGGCTTGTACCACAATGTTGAATAGGATGACTTTCTCAACAGAACTGGGAATTTGGCCTGTTACAAAGACCAATTGCATGAGAACAATTGCTTTAAAGAGAACACatcacaataaattttactgtaaagatagggaaaaaaaatcctcaGACCTCTTGTGTATCCTTAAGAGACAAGTCAGTGGGGACGAAGACATTAGGAGCTGGGAGATGCAGATTTTCCTTAGGAGCAGACAGTATCCAGTCctagaaacaaataaagattttGAAGACTCATCAATTCCTTCCTTCAAGCTGCTCTAATcaccaaaatttatttagctGCTTCCACTGAATGTGGGACAAGATAAATAGCATACACTCCAATCTAATATGAACTTTTCCCTCTTGGAAATCATATCCATGAACCAAAAGAGAAACCCTGCAACCTCACCCTCCATCTCATTCTAATAGCCATTTGCCTCCAAGGACATTGACAACTGTTATTATTACTAGAATAATGAATcatatcatatttaaaatcaaacaacgAACCTGAATTATGGACTCATTGATGTTCTCAATGGAATAAGCAGTACCATACCAAGGCTCAGCCATCTCTGTTTTCCCCTCAAATTGC from Citrus sinensis cultivar Valencia sweet orange chromosome 9, DVS_A1.0, whole genome shotgun sequence carries:
- the LOC102625307 gene encoding insulin-degrading enzyme-like 1, peroxisomal isoform X3, whose amino-acid sequence is MAVGKDDVEIIKPRTDKRQYRRLVLKNSLQVLLISDPDADKCAASMNVSVGAFCDPVGLEGLAHFLEHMLFYASEKYPVEDSYLKYISEHGGMANAFTSSEHTNYYFDVNPDSFEEALDRFVQFFIKPLMSADATMREIKAVHSENQKNLLSDVWRINQLWKHLSSEDHPYHKFSTGNWETLEVRPRAKGLDTRHELIKFYNEHYSSNLMHLVVYSKESVDKIQGLVENKFQDIRNTDRNRFRFPGQPCTSEHLQILVRAVPIRQGHKLRIGWPITPSIHHYKEAPGRYISHLIGHESEGSLFYILKTLGWATSLAADEGDWTLDYSFFEVTVDLTDSGHEHMQGVVGLLFKYINLLQQSGASKWIFDELSAVCEVTFHYQDKVPPIDYVVTVAANMETYPPQDWLVGESLPSNFNPEIIQMTLKELSPKTVRIFWESKQFEGKTEMAEPWYGTAYSIENINESIIQDWILSAPKENLHLPAPNVFVPTDLSLKDTQEAKFPVLLRKSSYSTLWYKPDTMFSTPKAFVNIYFNCPHASSSPESEVLTDIFTRLLHDYLNEYAYYAQVAGLYYGINHTEGGFEVTVVGYNHKLRILLETIFQKIAQFKVQPDRFSVIKEMVTKEYHNNKFLQPYQLAMYYCSLILQDQTWPWTEELEVLPHLEAEDLAKFVPMMLSRTFLECYIAGNIESNEAGSIIQYIEDVFFKGSNPICQPLFPSQHLTNRVVKLEKGKNYVYSNQGLNPSDENSCLVHYIQVHRDDFLMNVALQLLNLIAKQPAFHQLRTVEQLGYITALRRRNDFGIHGVQFIIQSSVKGPKYIDLRVESFLQMFESKLYEMTSDQFKNNVNALIDMKLEKHKNLNEESGFYWHEISDGTLKFDRREAEVNQET
- the LOC102625307 gene encoding insulin-degrading enzyme-like 1, peroxisomal isoform X4, whose product is MAVGKDDVEIIKPRTDKRQYRRLVLKNSLQVLLISDPDADKCAASMNVSVGAFCDPVGLEGLAHFLEHMLFYASEKYPVEDSYLKYISEHGGMANAFTSSEHTNYYFDVNPDSFEEALDRFVQFFIKPLMSADATMREIKAVHSENQKNLLSDVWRINQLWKHLSSEDHPYHKFSTGNWETLEVRPRAKGLDTRHELIKFYNEHYSSNLMHLVVYSKESVDKIQGLVENKFQDIRNTDRNRFRFPGQPCTSEHLQILVRAVPIRQGHKLRIGWPITPSIHHYKEAPGRYISHLIGHESEGSLFYILKTLGWATSLAADEGDWTLDYSFFEVTVDLTDSGHEHMQGVVGLLFKYINLLQQSGASKWIFDELSAVCEVTFHYQDKVPPIDYVVTVAANMETYPPQDWLVGESLPSNFNPEIIQMTLKELSPKTVRIFWESKQFEGKTEMAEPWYGTAYSIENINESIIQDWILSAPKENLHLPAPNVFVPTDLSLKDTQEAKFPVLLRKSSYSTLWYKPDTMFSTPKAFVNIYFNCPHASSSPESEVLTDIFTRLLHDYLNEYAYYAQVAGLYYGINHTEGGFEVTVVGYNHKLRILLETIFQKIAQFKVQPDRFSVIKEMVTKEYHNNKFLQPYQLAMYYCSLILQDQTWPWTEELEVLPHLEAEDLAKFVPMMLSRTFLECYIAGNIESNEAGSIIQYIEDVFFKGSNPICQPLFPSQHLTNRVVKLEKGKNYVYSNQGLNPSDENSCLVHYIQVHRDDFLMNVALQLLNLIAKQPAFHQLRTVEQLGYITALRRRNDFGIHGVQFIIQSSVKGPKYIDLRVESFLQMFESKLYEMTSDQFKNNVNALIDMKLEKHKNLNEESGFYWHEISDGTLKFDRREAEC
- the LOC102625307 gene encoding insulin-degrading enzyme-like 1, peroxisomal isoform X5 codes for the protein MANAFTSSEHTNYYFDVNPDSFEEALDRFVQFFIKPLMSADATMREIKAVHSENQKNLLSDVWRINQLWKHLSSEDHPYHKFSTGNWETLEVRPRAKGLDTRHELIKFYNEHYSSNLMHLVVYSKESVDKIQGLVENKFQDIRNTDRNRFRFPGQPCTSEHLQILVRAVPIRQGHKLRIGWPITPSIHHYKEAPGRYISHLIGHESEGSLFYILKTLGWATSLAADEGDWTLDYSFFEVTVDLTDSGHEHMQGVVGLLFKYINLLQQSGASKWIFDELSAVCEVTFHYQDKVPPIDYVVTVAANMETYPPQDWLVGESLPSNFNPEIIQMTLKELSPKTVRIFWESKQFEGKTEMAEPWYGTAYSIENINESIIQDWILSAPKENLHLPAPNVFVPTDLSLKDTQEAKFPVLLRKSSYSTLWYKPDTMFSTPKAFVNIYFNCPHASSSPESEVLTDIFTRLLHDYLNEYAYYAQVAGLYYGINHTEGGFEVTVVGYNHKLRILLETIFQKIAQFKVQPDRFSVIKEMVTKEYHNNKFLQPYQLAMYYCSLILQDQTWPWTEELEVLPHLEAEDLAKFVPMMLSRTFLECYIAGNIESNEAGSIIQYIEDVFFKGSNPICQPLFPSQHLTNRVVKLEKGKNYVYSNQGLNPSDENSCLVHYIQVHRDDFLMNVALQLLNLIAKQPAFHQLRTVEQLGYITALRRRNDFGIHGVQFIIQSSVKGPKYIDLRVESFLQMFESKLYEMTSDQFKNNVNALIDMKLEKHKNLNEESGFYWHEISDGTLKFDRREAEVAALRQLTQQELIDFFNENIKAGAPRKKTLSVRVYGSLHAPELKEETSESAEPHIVHIDDIFSFRRSQPLYGSFKGGFVQMKL